CCTTCATCAATGTAGATATAACAATAGTTTCTTCAGTTTTAGAAGAGATCATTAGTGAGACGCTGGATTTTTTTAGCCTCCAAATTTTCCTGTTTTTGCCTTTCCTTTGAAATTTCCCATTAATCATTCGAATTAATTATTACTTCTTCAGAAGGCATATATGCTTAGATGACCGGCCAGGTGATGTCGGTTTTTAGTTTTGATAAAAATTATATACTGCTTCCGCGAAAACAATAGTAGGAATCCATTCTATAAAAAAATTTGACATCAGATAGGAAAAATTTTATTATATACTTAGTTAGTAAAATTAATTAAGAAAGCATATTTAAGTACAAGCTAATATAAAAGTATAATAAAAAACATGATAAGGATAAAGAGAACCTATTTTCTGTTAAAAAAAACAGAAGGGGGAATAGTTTAGTGGAAATAAGGAATATAAATAAAGGTTTGATATTAAGAACGATTGAGAAAAATGGTCCTATTTCAAGAGCAGATGTTGGTAAAATAATAGGTTTAACCCCTCCCACCATCTCTGCCATTGTTAAGGATTTAATGGAGAGAGATATCGTTCAGGAAATTGGGAAAGGAGATTCTTCAGGAGGAAAGAAACCAATATTATTAAAAATAAATTCAAAAACAGCTTATATGATTGCAGTTGACTTGGGAGGAGAAAATGGTATCAGAGTAGCCTTGATGGATTTATCTTACCATATTATTAAAGAGAAGTTTGGTCCCAAGATGGAATCTTTAAATGGCCAAAAATTAAAAAAATCTCTGAGTTTTTTATTAAAAGATTTTATAAAAGAAATAAATATTTCTCAAGAAAAAATATTAGGGATAGGTATTGGCCTACCGGGAATTATTGATAGTAAATTAAAAAAAGTGACTGGTACTCCTTATTTAAACTGGGAAATGTCTTTGGATGATTTAACCTTAGAAGAAATTGGAATACCCGTTGCTCTTGAGAACGATGTGAATCTGATGGCCTTAGGCGAGAAGACCAAGGGGGTAGCCCAAAAGATTAACAACTTTGTCTTTGTGGGAGAAAGAACCGGAATAGGTGCCGGCATTATCATTAATAGGAAACTTTATAAAGGGGCTAATAACGCTGCTGGTGAGGCAGGATATCTATTTATTGATCCCAAATACGCCTCGAAGAGCATTAGAGATTATGGCTGTTTGGAAAAATTAGCCAGTTATAAAGTTATTGTAGAAAAAGCAAGAAAAAAATTGGGCAAGAATATCAAGGTTATAGAAATATTTAAAATGGCTGCCCAGGGTGACGGCATTGCTCTTAATATTGTACAAGAAACTCTAAAATATCTTGCTTACGGTATTGCAAACATATCCTGTGTACTTGATCCGGAATTAGTAATCATCGGAGGAGGAATTTCAATTTTACCAGCAAGATTTTTAGAAGAAATGAAGATGAATATCAGAAAAATAATCCCTTTTGTTCCCAAGTTGGAATTTTCTAAATTAGGTGAAGACGGCGTTTTAATTGGAGCAGCAGTCATGGTGCTTGAGCCTTTAAAAAAGAAAGGATTGATAGTAATTAATAAATAAAAAATGAAATAATTTATAATTTTAATATAGCAATGATAACATAATAAATTCAACCGGACTAAAAAATAATCCAAAAAAGGCGGTGAGGCGTATATAAAATAAATATTATTTACTTTAAAAAGACTACTGATCTAATATCTAATAAAGTTTTAAGGAGGATTTCTGAAATGAAAAGTTATCTTAAATTATCTATTTTGATTGTGTTAATGATGGGTTTAATTTTGGGAAGTTTTTCTGTTTCCTTTGCTCAAAAGAAAGAAGTAGCCGTATTACTGCCGGGGACGGTAGAGTTTTTTAGCGTTATGCGCAGAGGAATAGATCAAGCAGCTCTCGATCTTGGTTTAAATATTACCTATGCAGATGCCGAGTGGGATGCCGGGAAGCAGCTCTCTCAGGTAGAAAACTTTATTGTAAAAAAAGTGGATGCAATTATGCTTTGTGCTGCAGACAATATGGCATTACTTCCCGCAGTAAAACTTTGTAATGATGCTAATATTCCCTTAATATCTTTTACCAATTCCCTGGGCACAGATCCTGAAGGGAAATACGCGGGAGTTGTATCTTATATCGGAAGGTCTGAAATTGGTGCCGGAATTATTCAGGGAGAAATGGCGGAGCTGCTCCTGGGAGATAAAGCGGCCAGTATTGTACTCATTGAAGGTAATCCGGGAACTGCCCCCCAAAGAATGCGCGAAGAGGGATTTTTGAAAATTGCAGCCAAACATCCGAATTGGACTGTTGTGGAGAAGAGACCCATAGAGGGTTGGACCAAAGAAGGCGCACTGGCTTTCATGGAAGCATTTCTGCAAAGCGGTAGAAAAGTTGATTTAGTGAGCTGTCAGTGGTGGAGTGGAGCT
Above is a genomic segment from Candidatus Atribacteria bacterium containing:
- a CDS encoding ROK family transcriptional regulator; translated protein: MEIRNINKGLILRTIEKNGPISRADVGKIIGLTPPTISAIVKDLMERDIVQEIGKGDSSGGKKPILLKINSKTAYMIAVDLGGENGIRVALMDLSYHIIKEKFGPKMESLNGQKLKKSLSFLLKDFIKEINISQEKILGIGIGLPGIIDSKLKKVTGTPYLNWEMSLDDLTLEEIGIPVALENDVNLMALGEKTKGVAQKINNFVFVGERTGIGAGIIINRKLYKGANNAAGEAGYLFIDPKYASKSIRDYGCLEKLASYKVIVEKARKKLGKNIKVIEIFKMAAQGDGIALNIVQETLKYLAYGIANISCVLDPELVIIGGGISILPARFLEEMKMNIRKIIPFVPKLEFSKLGEDGVLIGAAVMVLEPLKKKGLIVINK
- a CDS encoding sugar ABC transporter substrate-binding protein, which encodes MKSYLKLSILIVLMMGLILGSFSVSFAQKKEVAVLLPGTVEFFSVMRRGIDQAALDLGLNITYADAEWDAGKQLSQVENFIVKKVDAIMLCAADNMALLPAVKLCNDANIPLISFTNSLGTDPEGKYAGVVSYIGRSEIGAGIIQGEMAELLLGDKAASIVLIEGNPGTAPQRMREEGFLKIAAKHPNWTVVEKRPIEGWTKEGALAFMEAFLQSGRKVDLVSCQWWSGAIAAAMALEEAGVTGVYVTGLEYAKELVPYIKEGRVTGSTYFSVVEEGYKAVETTAKYLNGETVPSFVEIKHIIVTKNNVDKFVPEM